From Brassica rapa cultivar Chiifu-401-42 unplaced genomic scaffold, CAAS_Brap_v3.01 Scaffold0635, whole genome shotgun sequence, a single genomic window includes:
- the LOC117130675 gene encoding uncharacterized protein LOC117130675, with protein sequence MVRESEDEAELVRQNKLLRDQMTEQLNQTMITTVADMIKSSMKELRDEIRQEIRQATGQGHSNESRRERRDETPREHAESQETDHYYERNRATHSSSSSRDSRRRHRRDHDERRTYRDDLAGLKLKIPPFHGKHYTNAQRIQIAATEFHDYALSWWDQLVTTRRLNQEYPVETWHEMKALMRKRFVPNHYHRDLHQKLRRLTQGSRSVEEYYQDMELLMLRARVSEDKEATMARFLGGLNREIQDNVEMQHYVEIEEMLHKAILVEQQVKRKGHSHSRYNTRLQGTKEEKSSYQKESKPQLKEDSKPNSFYSKDKGKAEVSSARARDVKCFKCQGRGHYANECTNKRIMILLENGEYESEDELSESECKALIEEEYEEEPVKGRLLVARRTLSLQSKAEEQEQRENLFYTRCLVQGKVCSLIIDGGSCVNVASETMVKKLGLQVQKHPKPYRLQWLNEEGEMRVSSQVSVPIAIGRYEDEVLCDVLPMEAGHILLGRPWQSDRREFEDVFPEDNPIGLPPLRGIEHQIDFVPGSTLPNRPAYRTNPVETKELQKQVEELMAKGHIRESMSPCAVPVLLVPKKDGSWRFVVSADGVKVDQEKVKAIQEWPIPKTISEVRSFHGLAGFYRRFVKDFSTIAAPLTEVIKKEVGFKWGEAQELAFQCLKEKLTNAPLLILPDFNKTFEIECDASGIGIGAVLMQEKRPIAYFSEKLGGATLNYATYDKELYALVRALQTWQHYLWPKEFVIHTDHESLKYLKSQNKLSKRHARWVEFIETFPYVIKYKQGKENIVADALSRRYDGFLFYDNRLCVPNCSLRDLFVRESHGGSLMGHFGVAKTLKTLQDHFYWPRMKRDVERLCERCATCKQAKSKVQNHGLYTPLPIPYHPWNDISMDFIVGLPRTRTGKDSIFVVVDRFSKMAHFIACHKTDDALHVANLFFKEIVRLHGMPKTIVSDRDTKFLSYFWKTLWSKLGTKLLFSTTCHPQTDGQTEVVNRTLGTLLRAIIKKNLKSWEDCLPHCEFAYNHAVHSATKFSPFEIVYGFNPISPLDLIPLPEFWIHLRKERFPNERKSKLMPRIDGPFEIIKKIGNNAYKLDLQGRYDVSNSFNITDLVPYFADEPDLRTNPFQEGGDDMIMDRHKDGDKEFKDQSREEDDALVIPPGPITRAKARRLKEAVGS encoded by the exons ATGGTGAGAGAGTCGGAAGATGAAGCAGAACTCGTGAGACAGAACAAGTTATTGAGAGATCAGATGACTGAGCAATTAAACCAAACGATGATCACTACCGTTGCTGATATGATCAAGAGCAGTATGAAGGAACTTCGCGATGAAATAAGGCAAGAGATAAGGCAAGCTACGGGCCAAGgtcatagcaatgagtctagacgAGAAAGACGTGATGAAACCCCGAGAGAGCATGCTGAATCACAAGAAACAGACCACTACTATGAGCGTAACCGAGCCACGCACAGCAGTTCCTCTTCTAGAGATAGTAGAAGGAGACATAGAAGAGATCATGATGAAAGGAGAACTTACAGAGATGATCTTGCTGGTTTAAAGCtgaagatacctcctttccatggcaaa CACTACACCAATGCCCAAAGGATTCAGATAGCAGCAACTGAGTTCCATGACTATGCGCTGAGTTGGTGGGACCAGCTTGTGACTACCAGGAGACTTAACCAAGAGTATCCCGTTGaaacatggcacgagatgaaggctctcatgcgtaaaagatttgtgccaaatcactatcatcgcgacttgcaccagaagttaagaagactcacccaaggatctcgatctgttgaagaatactatcaagacatggagctgttgatgctgagagctcgtgtttctgaagataaagaagctactatggctaggttcttaggaggtctcaaccgagagatacaagataatgttgagatgcagcactatgtggagatagaagagatgcttcacaaagctatactagttgagcaacaagttaagaggaagggccattctcattctcgttacaacaccagacttcagggaactaaagaagaaaagtctagctatcaaaaggaaagcaaaccGCAACTGAAAGAAGACTCAAAGCCAAATTCCTTTTACAGCAAGGATAAAGGAAAGGCCGAGGTTTCAAGTGCAagagctagagatgttaagtgctttaagtgtcagggtagaggccattatgcaaatgagtgcaccaataaaagaatcatgattcttcttgagaatggagagtatgaatctgagGATGAGCTTTCAGAGTCTGAGTGTAAGGCGCTTAttgaagaagaatatgaagaagaacccgtgaaaggaaggttattggtggctagaagaactttgagtttgcaaagtaaagctgaagagcaagaacagagagagaatctattctacactcggtgccttgtgcaaggaaaggtctgtagtcttatcattgatggaggaagttgtgtgaatgtagctagtgaaactatggtaaagaagcttggcctccaagtacagaaacatccaaagccctaccggcttcaatggttgaatgaagaaggagaaatgagggtttctagtcaggtttcggttcccattgcaattggaaggtatgaggatgaggttctctgtgatgtattgcctatggaagctggacatatccttcttggtcggccatggcaatcagatagacga gaatttgaagatgtatttcctgaagataatccaattggtcttccacctcttagagggattgagcatcagattgattttgttcctggttctacacttccaaataggccagcttataggactaatcccgtggagactaaagaactgcaaaaacaagttgaggagttgatggcaaaggggcatatccgtgagagcatgagcccatgtgcagtaccagtgcttcttgtgcctaagaaagatggaagctggc gctttgttgtgagtgcagatggagtaaaggtagatcaagagaaggtgaaagcaatacaagagtggccgattcctaaaaccatcagtgaagtgcgaagcttccatggattagctggcttctaccgacggtttgtaaaagattttagcaccatagccgctccattgactgaggtgatcaagaaagaagttggattcaaatggggagaagcacaagaacttgcctttcaatgcctaaaagagaagcttactaatgcccctcttcttatacttcctgatttcaataaaacttttgaaattgaatgtgatgcttcaggaattggaattggtgctgttcttatgcaggagaagagacccatagcatatttcagtgagaaactaggaggagcgactctcaactatgctacttatgacaaggaactctacgctttggtgagggctttgcagacatggcagcattacctatggcccaaggagtttgtcattcacactgatcatgagtctctcaagtaccttaaaagccaaaacaaactcagcaagagacacgcaaggtgggttgagttcattgagacatttccttatgtcatcaagtataaacaaggtaaggaaaacatagttgctgatgcactatccagaaggtat gatggatttcttttctatgataatagactttgtgtgcctaattgttctttgagagatttatttgttagggaatctcatggaggaagcctcatgggacattttggtgtcgcaaaaactctcaagaccttgcaggatcacttctactggccgcggatgaaaagagatgtggaaagactctgtgaaaggtgtgcaacttgtaaacaagctaagtccaaagtccaaaaccatggtttgtacacgcctttacccatcccttatcatccttggaatgatatctctatggacttcattgttggattgcctagaactcgtactggtaaagattcaatctttgtggtagttgatagattttctaagatggcacacttcattgcttgtcataaaactgatgatgcattgcatgtagctaacttgttctttaaggagattgtgcgtttacatggcatgcctaagactattgtatctgatagagatactaagttcctaagctacttttggaaaactctctggtctaaactaggcactaagctattattttctactacttgtcacccacaaactgatggtcagactgaagtagttaatagaactcttggtacactcttgcgtgcaattataaagaagaacttgaaatcatgggaagattgtttgcctcattgtgaatttgcatataatcatgctgtgcattctgctactaagttttctccatttgaaattgtttatgggttcaatcccatctctcctttggatctaatacctttacctgagt tctggattcacctaaggaaagaaagatttcctaatgagaggaaatccaagctcatgccaaggattgatggaccatttgagatcataaagaaaatcggcaacaatgcttacaagctggatctccaaggaaggtatgatgtgagcaatagttttaatatcactgacttggttccttattttgcagatgagccagatttgaggacaaatccttttcaagagggaggggatgatatgatcatggaccggcacaaggatggagataaagagttcaaagaccaatcaagggaagaagatgatgccttagtcattccaccaggtcccatcactcgcgccaaagctagaagactcaaagaagctgttggaagt